The Comamonas piscis region AGCCTGGCAATGTCGTTCACGCCGCCGGCACGCAAGGTGCCGTACACGGCGACATGGCCTGCGCCGCAAGGCTGCCAGGGCGGTTGGGTGCTGGGGTGGTCTGGGGTGGGCGTTGGCATCAAAATTCTTGCGGAAATGGGAGTCAACTGGCCTGCGCAGGCCGGCCTGCTGCTTGCCGGGTCTTGGCGATTTCGCGGCTGGGCAGCGGGGTTTCTCCGGTGGCCATGCGCATCAGCAGGCAGTGCAGCATCTCGGTGGACAAGCCATGCAGCACCAGCCGGTGGCCAGCGCGCAGGGTAGAGAGGGGCACGAGCGGGTGCTTGTTGTTCAGCATCACCAGGTGCTCGGGCGAGGACAGGATCTTGGCCGCATAGATGGCGACGGTCTCGTCGAGCTGCAGCGAATTGCTGGCGCGCCAGAAGTCGTTGTCGGTCAGCAGCAGCTGGTAGACCGGGGTGTAGATCTCGATGGCGCTTTGTAGATCGAGAATGTTCAGCCGCCCCTGCGGCATCGCGGCCAGCTCCAAGGGCGGGTCGCAGAGCATGCCAAAGTTGGGCTCGGCCACCGGGCCCATGTGCTGGCCATGGCTGCGCAAGGTGGTGTTGAGGCGGATGACAAAGTTGAACAGGTTCAGGTCGTGCTTTAAGAACAGCTCGTCCTTGATGTCGTCGATCTCCATCGGTGCCAGCGGCTTGGTGGGCACGGGGGTGGGGGCGTTGGCGCCGATAAAGCTGAGGATCTGCGAGCCCAGGTGGAAGTGGCGCATGATCAGCCAGTTCGCCTCGGGCGAGACAAAGCGGTTCATGCTGAAGGCGAGGGTGCGGTGCAGCAGCTTGGAATGCGCCCAGCGCTTGGGCAGCAGCACCTTGAGCACCTGGATCAGGATGATGCTGATGCGCGCAATCGGCCGGATAAAGGGCAGTAGAAACTGGCGTGAGCGGCTGCTGGAATCCTTGAGCCAGGCGGCTTTGACATGGTCGGGCAACGGTGTGCTGTCGTCCAGGTAGAGCGCCAGCCAGGGGTTGGGATCGCGCTCGTCGTGGGGGATGTCGCGGAAGTCGGTCATCGTGCGGGCTCCGTGGCCGTAGCGTCCAGAATGTGCCGGAACTGCATCAGGTAGAGCGCAGCGGTATGGCGTGCAGTGGCGGCAATCGCCGCGGCCGCCGTGCCGGTCTCGTCCAGCGCCATGACCATCTGCACCGCCAGCAGCCAGCGTTCCAGATGGTCTTCGTCATTGGCACCGTGGTATTCCAGAAAACGGAAGCAATCTGGGCCCAGCGCCAGGTGCTGGCGCAGCATGGGCAGCAGGCTGGGCACAATGCGCTGGCCCGTGCCTTCGATGATGTAGATGGCGCCCAAGAGCCCAATCGGGTTAGGGGTGGCCGCCAGGCTGTGCAGATAGCTGTTGAGCGCCTCGCCGCCGGGGTTGCGGCGCAGCTGCTGGATATCGGTTTGCGTGCCACCGGCGTTGAGGTAGTCCTGGTGCAGGATCTTGAAGTCGTTCTGCTCCTCGCTGGCATGCACGCCCATCAGCGCCGCCAGCTCGGCATAGGCCCCTGTGAGCGAGGCCGCGCCTTCGCGCATCCACAGGCTGCCTTCGCGCACCTGGGGCACCCACTGGCTCATCCAGCGCACATAGTCGGCCTGCTTGATCTGGCCGCTGTGGATGCGGTGGACCAGCGGCGTGCGCCAGACCTGGGAGCGGTAGTCATGCCAGATGCTGGCCAGCTCGGTCAGCAACGGCGCCAGTCCTGCCGGGGCGGCGGCTGGGTCATGGGGCGGGGCAATCAGCGCGCTTTCTGCAGCGACGGCGGCCGGAGTGGCACGCTGGGCTGGCGTGCTGGCGCGGGCTGCTGCCGGGCTGGCGGGCGTAATGGGCTCTACCTCCAGCAGCATATAGCCGGCGGTAAAGCGGCCGGATTCGGGCACAAAGCAGAGCATGGTGTCGCCGGGTTTCAGGCGCTCATGCTGGGTCTGCAGGTACTCGGCGATCATCACAAAAATGGAGGCGGCGCCGGTATTGCCGCGCCAGGCCAGGTTGCTCCACCAGCGCTCGCGTGGGATCGACAGCTGGGCCTTGTTCAGCAGTTCATCGACGACGGGAATGAATTTCTCCGACGAGTAATGGCAGAGAAAGTGGTCGATGCCGCGCTCGGGCAGCCAGCCCTGGTGGGCGATACGGGCGTACTCGTGGATGCAGACATCAAAGAGGTGGGGCAGCAGACGGATGTCCTGGCGCAAGGACAGCGCGCCAGCGGCCTCTGCTTCGGCCCAGGATGGGAAATCCAGATGGCTGCGCTGGCGGTCATGCGTCAGGCCCAGCTGCATGCAGACGGGGTAGTCACCGGCAAAGCTGCGTTGGTGCGTCCAGCGCAGTTTCAGGCGCAGGTCGGGGCGCTGGGGCAGGGCGGCGCCTTGGCCCAGCAGCACGGCGCCGGCGCCATCGCTCAGCATCCAGCGTAAAAAGTGCGCATCAAAATCGGTGTTGTAGTCCTGGCCTGCGTAGCGTGAGCGTTTGAAGAGGCGCGACGGCATCTCGCTGGCCACCGCCAGCGCATGACCATGTGTGCCATGCTCTACCGCCAGCGCCGCGCTTTGCAGCGCGCCCACGCTGGCCGCGCAGACGCCATGCACGCTGAGCAGCTCCATCGGCGGGGCGGCCATTTCGCCCTGGATCATGCTGGCAAAACCGGGCATCAGCGCGTCGCCGCCCGATGAGCCACTGGCCATAAAACCGATATCGGCGAGGGGCCGTGCGGCTTGCGCCAGTGCCGCTTCGATAGCGCCCTTGGCCATTTGCGCGTTGCTGTAGGTGGTGCTGCCATCGGGCGCAATCGCGTAGTGGCGCTGCTGGATGCCGTTTTCCGCCAGGATGCGGCGCTTGATGCGCTCGGACAGCCGGTTGAGCGGCGCCACATAGGCATCCATGCCGTCATTGGCAATGGGGGCGCCGGGCATGAAGTGACCGGCGGATTCGATATAGACCTGCGAGTAAGCGACTGGCATAAATGACTACTTTTTCTCCATAGGTGGCATCAGCGACCGGCTGCGTGCTGATCGGCAAACCAACCCTCCCACAAAGACCCGTGCCATATAGGGCACCAGGCCTGCCTCATTGAGCACCGGGTGGACCCGGTGTCGGTATTCGTTGGCATGCAAACCGGTCAAAGTAGACCAGTGGGCATGCGGGCACTCATGGTGGGCGGTGTGCAGGCCAATATTAAAGAGCAGGGGGTTGACCATGCCTTCAAAATTGCGCGCGTAGTTCAGCATGCCACTGCCGGTATCGTTTTTAGGCTTGCGGCCGTCGGCATGCGCATGCTGCAGGTAGTTGGTGGCCAGCAGCCAGTGCAGGCCGTGGAGCTGGGGCAGGATGACAAAGACCAGCGCCTTTTTCCAATCCAGCGCCAGCAGCCCCGCCCAGCTGCCCAGCCACAGTGCGTACTGGCCCATGCAGTAGCGAAAGGCGCCCGGGCTGCGCTGGCGCAGGCCCGCCAACCAGCGGATGAACAGCGGGTACAGCACCCAGGCGGCCTGCAGCGGGTGCAGCAGATAGCCCCAGAGGTGGTTGGTGTCGCCACCAAAACGGTAGGTGCGGGCGATGTCCTGCTCGCCATGTTTGTAGCGGTGGTGGTTGCCCACATGGGCGGGCCAGAACACAAAGGTGGGGTGACCCTGCAGCAGGGTCAGCGCATAGTCGGTGGCCCGGTTGGCCCATCGGCTGTGCGGCCCCGTCCACATGCGCAGATGGGTGTGGTTGTGGTGGATGACGCCGATGCCCAGGGTCAGGAACAGCCCCAGCAGGTACAGCCACCAGACCAGGCCGTGCTGCCACTGCCAGGCGGCGATCAAGGGCAGGGCCAGCATGTACAGCAGCGATTGCCAGTCGCGCCAATGGCGCAGCCGGGGCAGCTTGCGGGAGGCGGTGGCGGGCAGGGATGGGCTGGCGTCGCGGGTCATGCCAGCGGGCTTAGGCAGCAGGGCGCCGGGGGGCCGGGCGCGGCGGCAGCGGGTCGGCTTCGCTGCGCATCAGGCGGTCCATAAAGGCCAGTGCAAAGCCATAGTTGCCGGCAGGCCGCGCATGGTGCAGGTGGTGGCGGCGGCTGGCGGCCAGCGGGTGGCGGGGCCCTACGCGCGGGAAGAAATCGTAATTGGCATGGCCCACGGCGTTGAGGAAGATGCTGAACACCGGCACCGAGGCCAGCGACCAAAACGAAAAATCATGCAGCACCATCGGCAGCAGGATCACATTGCCCAGCATCATCGCCTCGATGGGGTGGAAGCTGTAGGTGGACCAGGGGGTGACCACGACCGAGCGGTGGTGGTCGCCATGGAAGCGCTTGAACCAGCGCGTATGCAACAGGCGGTGGTTGATCCAGAAGTGCACATCGTTCCAGATCAGCAGCACCCAGATCTCGAGGGCGATCTGCCAGCCGCTGGAGTTGATGGCGAAATGCGCCCAGCCCAGCTGCACAAAGCCCCAGGGCACGACCATGCCCAGGCCAAATACGAGGATGGAGTGGAAGGACTGGCGCCATTCGCGGCGCAGCTGGTCAGGCTTGAGCGGCCGGGTATCGAGCACCCGGCCGATGCCACGCTTTTGCAGAAAGCCGGTGAGGGCCGTCATGCCCAGGCCACCCGCCACATACAGCGCGCTGAAAAACACCAGGCCCCAAGCCATCACCTGCCAGGCGCTGAGATGGGTGAAGGCTTGGGCTGCCGTCATTGCGCGCGGATGTTCTGTTCTTCGATGATGGTGCCCAGCGCCTTCACATCGGCATCAATGCGGTTCTTCAGGCCTTCGGGCGAGCTGCCCACCGCCTGCCAGCCTTGCAGTGCCAGCTTCTGGCGCATCTCGGGGCTGCGCACGATCTCGCCCACGGCCAGGGCCAGCTTTTCGACATGGGCCTTGGGCATCGCCTTGGGGGCCGCCACGGCGTTCCAGATTTCCATGTCGTAGTTGGCAATGCCCAGCTCCTTGAGGCTGGGCAAGCCGGGTGCGAGGGGGCTGCGCGCGGCCGAGGTCACGCCAATGCCGCGCAGCTTGCCTGCCTGGATCTGGTTCATCGCCAGCGCCGGCGGCAGCATGGACAGCTGCAGATCGCCGCCCTGGATGCCGTTGAAGACCTGAGGGTAGCCAGGGTAGGGGATGTGCTCGGGCTTGATCTTGGCACGGCTCTTGAGCAGTTCCATGCCCAGGTGGCCGATGGTGCCCACGCCCGGTGAGCCATAGCTCCAGCTGTTGCCCGCTTGGGTGGCGGCTTCAAAGAAGGCCTTGCCCTCAGGCGCCTTGGCAGGCGCGACCAGCACCAGCGGGGCCACGCCAATCAGGCCGACGGGCTGCAGATCGGTCAAGGGGTTGTAGCGAATCGATGGATTGAGCATCTTGGCAATCGTCATATTGCCGTTGATCATCACGCTGAAGGTGTAGCCATCGGTGGCGCGCGCCACGTACTCGGCGGCGATGTTGCCACCCGCTCCCACCTTGTTCTCGACGATGATGGGCTGGCCCAGCGCTTTTTCCAGCGGCTCGGCCAGCGCACGGGCGGTCAGGTCAGGAGAGGATCCCGCCGGAAAGCCCACAATCAGGTGCAGGGGTTTGGTCGGCCAGTTGTCCGCAGCCAAGGCGCCAGTGCTGGCGAGGGTGGCCAAGGTGGCTGCCAACAGGCAGCGGCGGGACAGGGGAAAATGCATAAAAGCTCCAAATTCGCATGGCTGCCCGCATGGGTGGAGGTTTATCCGTCTGTACGTCCGCCGGGCTCATACGGGCCATAAAAAAGCGCACAGGCCGGAGGGCATGTGCGCTTTGATTATCGCCAATTGCGATGTCGATGGGTGCTGCGATAGCAGACCGTTGCAATACAGCTTAAGCGTACTCGGCTAAGGCCTTGCGCATTTTCTTCATCGCTGCCGATTCGATCTGGCGAATCCGCTCGGCGCTGACGCCGTAGACGGCAGCCAGGTCGTGCAAGGTCATGCCTCCCGAGCCATCGTCGTTCACCTTGAGCCAGCGCTCTTCCACAATGTGGCGGCTGCGCTCGTCCAAGGTGGCAAGGGCTTCCTGGATGCCATCGGTCGCCAAGTAATCGCGCTGGCGCGATTCGATCATGGCGGTTGGCTCATGTGATGCATCCGCCAAATAAGCGATGGGACCATAGGCTTGCTCGCCATCATCGGAGGGGCTGGGATCCAGCAGCACATCACCGCCCGACAAGCGGGTTTCCATCTCCATCACATCTTCGCGCTTGACGTTGAGGTGGGCAGCCATGGCGTCGATTTCGCTCTCGGACAGGGTTTCGCGGTGCATGGCACCGTCTTCCATGCCAGCTTCGGCCTTGAAGCCTTGCTTCATCGAGCGCAGATTGAAGAACAGCTTGCGCTGGCTCTTGGTGGTCGCCACCTTGACCATGCGCCAGTTCTTCAGAATATATTCGTGGATCTCGGCCTTGATCCAGTGCATGGCGTAGCTGACCAGGCGCACGCCCTGGTCCGGGTCAAAGCGCTTGACGGCCTTCATCAGACCGACATTGCCTTCCTGGATCAGATCGCCGTGTGGCAGGCCGTAACCCATGTACTGGCGCGCAATGGACACCACCAGACGCAGGTGCGACAGCACCAAGCGGCCAGCGGCTTCGACATCGCCGTTTTCCTTGAGTTTTTTGGCATATCCCAGCTCTTCCTCGGGGGTGAGCATGGGGATACGGTTGGCCGCAGTGATGTAGGCGTCCAGGTTGCCCAGGGGTGGTACCAACGACCATGGGTTTGCAGGAGCCAGTGCGGTAGAAATGGTGGCGGCTCCAGAATGAGTTGTCACGCTAGAAGTCCTTTCGTCTATGCGATACATAGTAACACCGGTAGGAGTCCCTTGATGCTGTGGGAGTTCCCTCCAAATGCTGCGGTATTTGTGGGTTTAAGATTCAACTAAGAATCGCCGTAATCGTTGCCAATCAAGAAGAGTTTGCTCCTGTTTTTGAAGGTCTTCAACTTTCTTTACGGTGCCGATGACGGCGCGCTGAGCGGGTGTCTGACACCCGATCGCGCGTTATGGCCGGTTGGAGTGGCTGGCCTGTGGATAAGTTCCCGGCACATCCCTAAAAACATGGATAAATAACCAGTGCCTTTCTGATCGGGATGCAGCCCTTAAACTGCAGCATGTTTGATCAGAATCATGGAGTTGAGGCATGGATAACTTTGCGATGATGCCTGGCCCTGCCGGCGTGAGCTTTGTGGCCTGGGCCAGCACGACGGTGGATAGCGAATCGGCCGCCCACACGCTGGCGCAGGCGGGGGTGAAAGCCCGTTTTGCTGCCTGCGCGCAGGTCGAGAAGATCCATTCGCACTACTGGTGGGACGGTCAGTTGCAACAGGGCGATGAATGGCGCATCACCTGGAAAACCACGCCGCAGCGCCTGACAGCCTTGCAGCTTTTGCTGATGCCACTGCACCCCTATGCCTTGCCGCAGTGGCTATGGGGTGAGAGCCAGGCCAGCCCTGCCTACGCGGCCTGGGTCGCCTCCGAAGTGGGTGCGCCGCTGCAGGTCTGAAGCTGATCTGGCTCAAACAGGGATGACGGCCACGCCCTGGGCGTCCAAGGCTGCCAATGCCTCGTTGTTGTTGGAATAGGCGTTGGTAATCAGGGTCTGGTTGGCCGTGGCGCAGGCCACCGCATAGCGGCTGCGCAACCCAATCTTGCTGTAATCGGCGAGCACCACCAGCGACAAGGATTGCTCGGCCATCGCCGTGGCCAGGCTGGCCTCGTGCTCGTTGCCAAAAGTGATGCCGTCTTGCGCGCTGATGCCCACGGGCGAGAGCAGGGTGACGTCGGCACGGTAGCGCCGGATTTCGTTGAGGGTGACCTCGCCATAGGTGCAGGGGATTTCCGGGTTGGTATCGCCACCCAGCAGCACCACGCGCATGGCGTTGCTTGCACCAGCGCTTGCCTGGGTGCCGGCCAGCTTGAGGGCTACGGTGATGGAGTTGGTCACGACGACCAAGCGGCTGATCAGGCTGAGCTCTTCGGCCAGGATGGACGTGGTGGTGCCGGCATCGATAAACACCATCTGGCCCGGCTGCAAGCGCTTGACCGCTGCCTTGGCGATGGCGCGCTTCTCTGCCACGCGCAGCGCCTGGCGCTGCACAAAAGGGGGCTCGTCCTGCGTGACGCGGGCGACGCCGCCATGCACGCGCCGCACCAGGCCCATGGATTCGAGTGCCAGCAGATCCTGGCGTACCGTTTCGCGGGAGACCTGCATATCCTGGATGAGTCTGTCGGTGCTGAGCCGGTCAATGGAGGCCAGCAGTGACTGGATGCGGATAAATCGGTCTTCTTGCAGCATGGATGCATTTCCTTAAGGGGGCAGGCCGCCTGTCGGGCGGCCTGCGCAATTTTGCAGTACGGCCCTGAACGGCCGTATGTAAGGCTGGAGGCACAGCCGCAGAGCGATATGCTGCGGCCAGGCCTTCTTTAGCGGCGGCGCGCTGCCGCTGCACCTGCCATCAGCAGCAGCGATGCGAGCAGCAGGGCCAGCGGCTGGTTCACCGGCACCGGGCGGGCGGCTTCCGTCGGCGGCACCACCACGTCGGCTGGCACTGCCACCAGCACCGGATCGACGATGGCACCGTTGACCAAACCGTCTTCATCGAGCGGACCGCCGTCAGTGACGGTGTAGCTGACCACGCCGCCGGCAATGCTGGCGCCGGCGATCTCGCTCACTACACGCTGTCCATCTGCAGTGGTGTGTACCTTCATGACCCGGCTGTTGGCGGGCAGATCAGCTGGCACCGCCAAGCGGACCTGAGCGCTGAAGCCTTCATGGGCGCAGCCCGAGAGCGTGAAGGACAGCAGACCGGTGGCGGCTTTCAGACCGGCGGGCAGCAGGTCGGCCGGCACGGGGCTGACGCTGGCGTTGGACTGGTCGCAGCGGGTGGCGGCCTGGATGTTCAGGTCCATCGCGGGCAGGTTGCCACCAGGGCTGGGCAGTTGGGTGTCGATCAGGTCTTGCACCGGAGGCTCGGGTTCCGGCGCGGGGTTGCCCAGCTCGAAGGAGCCGGTGGCACTCCAGTCGGACCAGTTCAGGTGTGTATCTCGCACCCGCACACGCCAGTACCAGCGCTCATCCTGGCCCAGTTGCAGCACTTGCGCTGGCTGGCCCTGGAAGGGGTCCAGGGCGGAGCCCTTGCTGCCATCAGCTTTTGCCAGCTGCGCATAGCACTGGCGGCCGCCCTGGCGTGCTGCGCCGCTGTCACCGTCTTCGTCCCACTTGTAATCGCAGCTCCAGCGGTCACGCAGGCTGTTGCCGCCGGCAATGATGGCGGTGGTCAGCTTGCCGCGGGCGGTGCCCGCATCCACATTCGGGTAGACGCGCTTGGGGTTGGCCAGCAGCTGGCCCAGGGGCAGGGTGGCGATATCGGCATCCTTTTGCGTGTTGACGCGCACACCGTTCACGTAGGTCCAGTTCTCGCGGCGCGTGTCATTGCCCCAGACGTCGTAGACCGCTTGACCGGCGGCAAACTGCGGGTCTTGGGAGACTTGCCACTGCGCTTCATACAGAGCCGGGGCAGCATCAGTGCGGTAGGCCAGTTGCACCGTGGCAGGATCGACCTGACCGAGCTTGGCCTGGACGAGTGCGGGCTTCAGCGCCAGCGCTTCGCTGGTGACTTCGATGCTGTCATCGGGCGTGGCGCTGGTGGTGGAGGCGCCCAGGTCGTAGCGCTTCCAGGTGAGGGCCGGGGTGGCGCTGCCAAAGCTGGCTTCCAAGGTGCCATAGCCAAAGCTGAGCTTGGTGTTGGCGATGACATCCAGATCGCTGTCGTCGTCTTGCTTGGCGCCTTCCAGTGCGCCGCTGCCCGAGGCCACATTCAGCCAGAGGTGGCGGCTGTTCATCGAATTGCCGCGCTCATAGAAATGCACATGGCCGTTGAGGTTGGCGGTGATGGCGCCGGTGCTGCGGCCATAGTCTTCCATCTGCGCGATGAAATCACAGGTGGCCAGCACCTCGCCCTGGCGCCACTTTTCGCTCAGGCAGGGGTAGTGGTTGAGCAGCACCATGTAGGGCTTCTTGTCCACGCGGGTCTGGGCCATCAGTCCGGTAAACCAGTTCAGGTGCTCTTGCATATAGGCGGCGCGGAAGAGACCCCGGCCGTTGTCATACCCAGTCCAGCCGCCGGTGTTGTGCATGGCGGAGGCGGGGTTGAAATCGCTGCCGACAATGCGCATGCCCAGGTAGTCCAGCGCGTACCAGTGCAGCGGATGCGTAGGCGATCCGTTGGCGGGCATGCGGTTGAAGTACTGGCGGTAGGTCTTGGCCCAGGTCTTTTCTGCCCCTGCACTGGCTTGCTCGCCGCCAAAGTACTCGTGGTTGCCAGGCGAAGGAATCAGCGGCACATAGGCCGAGATGGCAGCCAGCGGGCCGAAGAACTGGTCCTTCCAGTTGCTGCGGGTGCCGCCTGAGCCGACCAGGTCGCCGGGCACCATGAAGCCGGCCAGGTGCTGCGCGCATTGGGCTGCAGCGCCTGCGCAGTCGTTGTTGATGATGCCTTGGGTGATGTTCTTGAGGCGGTTGGCCAGGCCGTCCTGGGTGTCTGACACGACC contains the following coding sequences:
- the cutA gene encoding divalent-cation tolerance protein CutA, translating into MDNFAMMPGPAGVSFVAWASTTVDSESAAHTLAQAGVKARFAACAQVEKIHSHYWWDGQLQQGDEWRITWKTTPQRLTALQLLLMPLHPYALPQWLWGESQASPAYAAWVASEVGAPLQV
- a CDS encoding DUF6999 family protein; this encodes MTDFRDIPHDERDPNPWLALYLDDSTPLPDHVKAAWLKDSSSRSRQFLLPFIRPIARISIILIQVLKVLLPKRWAHSKLLHRTLAFSMNRFVSPEANWLIMRHFHLGSQILSFIGANAPTPVPTKPLAPMEIDDIKDELFLKHDLNLFNFVIRLNTTLRSHGQHMGPVAEPNFGMLCDPPLELAAMPQGRLNILDLQSAIEIYTPVYQLLLTDNDFWRASNSLQLDETVAIYAAKILSSPEHLVMLNNKHPLVPLSTLRAGHRLVLHGLSTEMLHCLLMRMATGETPLPSREIAKTRQAAGRPAQAS
- a CDS encoding sterol desaturase family protein, with protein sequence MTAAQAFTHLSAWQVMAWGLVFFSALYVAGGLGMTALTGFLQKRGIGRVLDTRPLKPDQLRREWRQSFHSILVFGLGMVVPWGFVQLGWAHFAINSSGWQIALEIWVLLIWNDVHFWINHRLLHTRWFKRFHGDHHRSVVVTPWSTYSFHPIEAMMLGNVILLPMVLHDFSFWSLASVPVFSIFLNAVGHANYDFFPRVGPRHPLAASRRHHLHHARPAGNYGFALAFMDRLMRSEADPLPPRPAPRRPAA
- a CDS encoding DeoR/GlpR family DNA-binding transcription regulator, which produces MLQEDRFIRIQSLLASIDRLSTDRLIQDMQVSRETVRQDLLALESMGLVRRVHGGVARVTQDEPPFVQRQALRVAEKRAIAKAAVKRLQPGQMVFIDAGTTTSILAEELSLISRLVVVTNSITVALKLAGTQASAGASNAMRVVLLGGDTNPEIPCTYGEVTLNEIRRYRADVTLLSPVGISAQDGITFGNEHEASLATAMAEQSLSLVVLADYSKIGLRSRYAVACATANQTLITNAYSNNNEALAALDAQGVAVIPV
- a CDS encoding metallophosphoesterase family protein, whose product is MKLASLRQLCAAGLWAVSGLALAQTVVFSENFDAAGADAPAGLGTTGPAGWTLRLENADTVATSGRSSAAKLPWLGWKFVTPTYWTTQVSGGDRAKLTKANGKIAVAESDGLRPNSGLYFSTVMESPSIAVLGGGSYTLGFLSHFQMGSTKKESIKVEAVFDDSSVQTLLHETSASRLNQNENLAFSVPAGAKKVSLRFSYLNTDNNWYWGLDDVVLTQTSSEPPKPFDPAKLPNTANAPALTVGPTLQNPGPDHMAVMLETTESAPTIWWRLAGSTGPYTLLPAKNPVGDFADSSIFFADIAGLQSNTLYEYAVVTGSSAAPKLAGPFQFKTWPRDNDGVAKAKFAVVSDTQDGLANRLKNITQGIINNDCAGAAAQCAQHLAGFMVPGDLVGSGGTRSNWKDQFFGPLAAISAYVPLIPSPGNHEYFGGEQASAGAEKTWAKTYRQYFNRMPANGSPTHPLHWYALDYLGMRIVGSDFNPASAMHNTGGWTGYDNGRGLFRAAYMQEHLNWFTGLMAQTRVDKKPYMVLLNHYPCLSEKWRQGEVLATCDFIAQMEDYGRSTGAITANLNGHVHFYERGNSMNSRHLWLNVASGSGALEGAKQDDDSDLDVIANTKLSFGYGTLEASFGSATPALTWKRYDLGASTTSATPDDSIEVTSEALALKPALVQAKLGQVDPATVQLAYRTDAAPALYEAQWQVSQDPQFAAGQAVYDVWGNDTRRENWTYVNGVRVNTQKDADIATLPLGQLLANPKRVYPNVDAGTARGKLTTAIIAGGNSLRDRWSCDYKWDEDGDSGAARQGGRQCYAQLAKADGSKGSALDPFQGQPAQVLQLGQDERWYWRVRVRDTHLNWSDWSATGSFELGNPAPEPEPPVQDLIDTQLPSPGGNLPAMDLNIQAATRCDQSNASVSPVPADLLPAGLKAATGLLSFTLSGCAHEGFSAQVRLAVPADLPANSRVMKVHTTADGQRVVSEIAGASIAGGVVSYTVTDGGPLDEDGLVNGAIVDPVLVAVPADVVVPPTEAARPVPVNQPLALLLASLLLMAGAAAARRR
- a CDS encoding beta-ketoacyl-ACP synthase III translates to MPVAYSQVYIESAGHFMPGAPIANDGMDAYVAPLNRLSERIKRRILAENGIQQRHYAIAPDGSTTYSNAQMAKGAIEAALAQAARPLADIGFMASGSSGGDALMPGFASMIQGEMAAPPMELLSVHGVCAASVGALQSAALAVEHGTHGHALAVASEMPSRLFKRSRYAGQDYNTDFDAHFLRWMLSDGAGAVLLGQGAALPQRPDLRLKLRWTHQRSFAGDYPVCMQLGLTHDRQRSHLDFPSWAEAEAAGALSLRQDIRLLPHLFDVCIHEYARIAHQGWLPERGIDHFLCHYSSEKFIPVVDELLNKAQLSIPRERWWSNLAWRGNTGAASIFVMIAEYLQTQHERLKPGDTMLCFVPESGRFTAGYMLLEVEPITPASPAAARASTPAQRATPAAVAAESALIAPPHDPAAAPAGLAPLLTELASIWHDYRSQVWRTPLVHRIHSGQIKQADYVRWMSQWVPQVREGSLWMREGAASLTGAYAELAALMGVHASEEQNDFKILHQDYLNAGGTQTDIQQLRRNPGGEALNSYLHSLAATPNPIGLLGAIYIIEGTGQRIVPSLLPMLRQHLALGPDCFRFLEYHGANDEDHLERWLLAVQMVMALDETGTAAAAIAATARHTAALYLMQFRHILDATATEPAR
- the rpoH gene encoding RNA polymerase sigma factor RpoH, giving the protein MYRIDERTSSVTTHSGAATISTALAPANPWSLVPPLGNLDAYITAANRIPMLTPEEELGYAKKLKENGDVEAAGRLVLSHLRLVVSIARQYMGYGLPHGDLIQEGNVGLMKAVKRFDPDQGVRLVSYAMHWIKAEIHEYILKNWRMVKVATTKSQRKLFFNLRSMKQGFKAEAGMEDGAMHRETLSESEIDAMAAHLNVKREDVMEMETRLSGGDVLLDPSPSDDGEQAYGPIAYLADASHEPTAMIESRQRDYLATDGIQEALATLDERSRHIVEERWLKVNDDGSGGMTLHDLAAVYGVSAERIRQIESAAMKKMRKALAEYA
- a CDS encoding Bug family tripartite tricarboxylate transporter substrate binding protein, which gives rise to MHFPLSRRCLLAATLATLASTGALAADNWPTKPLHLIVGFPAGSSPDLTARALAEPLEKALGQPIIVENKVGAGGNIAAEYVARATDGYTFSVMINGNMTIAKMLNPSIRYNPLTDLQPVGLIGVAPLVLVAPAKAPEGKAFFEAATQAGNSWSYGSPGVGTIGHLGMELLKSRAKIKPEHIPYPGYPQVFNGIQGGDLQLSMLPPALAMNQIQAGKLRGIGVTSAARSPLAPGLPSLKELGIANYDMEIWNAVAAPKAMPKAHVEKLALAVGEIVRSPEMRQKLALQGWQAVGSSPEGLKNRIDADVKALGTIIEEQNIRAQ
- a CDS encoding fatty acid desaturase; amino-acid sequence: MTRDASPSLPATASRKLPRLRHWRDWQSLLYMLALPLIAAWQWQHGLVWWLYLLGLFLTLGIGVIHHNHTHLRMWTGPHSRWANRATDYALTLLQGHPTFVFWPAHVGNHHRYKHGEQDIARTYRFGGDTNHLWGYLLHPLQAAWVLYPLFIRWLAGLRQRSPGAFRYCMGQYALWLGSWAGLLALDWKKALVFVILPQLHGLHWLLATNYLQHAHADGRKPKNDTGSGMLNYARNFEGMVNPLLFNIGLHTAHHECPHAHWSTLTGLHANEYRHRVHPVLNEAGLVPYMARVFVGGLVCRSARSRSLMPPMEKK